The genomic window TGCGCTGCCGGCTCGGGCTGGTCAGAGTGGGAATCCTGATGGCGCTGCTTGCGGCCATCGCCGCGTTGTCGGCATGCTCTGAGAATGCGTCGGGCAAGCCCGCCGCGAAAGGTGCGGTGGTTGCGGTGCCGGTGACCGTGAGCGATGTGGTCCTGAAAACGATCCCGGTCCAACTGCGCGCGATCGGCAACGTCCAGGCTTACTCCACGGTCTCCGTCAAATCCCAGGTTGAAGGGACGCTGGCCCGAGTCTATTTTACAGAAGGTCAGGAGGTCAAGAAGGGGGCCTCCCTGTTCCTGATCGATCCGCGTTCCTTCGAAGCTGCGCTCAGGCAGGCGGAGGCCACCCTGGCGCGGGACATGGCTCAGGCCGCGAACGCCCGGCTTGATGAGCGTCGCTTCGCGGACCTGTATAAGGAAGGCGGCGTGTCCCAGCAGCAGTACGATCAGGCGCGCACGAACGCGGCCGCCCTCGAGGCGACTGTCCAGGCCGACCGATCGGCCGTAGAAGCTGCAAGGCTCCAGCTCGGCTACTGTTCGATCCGCTCGCCGATCGACGGGCGGACCGGCAGCCTTCTCGTCCATCAGGGCAACCTCGTCAAAGCGAATGACGCCGACCACCCGCTCGTGGTTATCAATAAGATCAGACCCATTTACGTGTCCTTTTCCGTTCCGGAGCAGGAGCTGCCGGAGATTCGGCGGCATATGTCGCTCGGGAGCTTAGAGGTGGAGGCGATCACCATCGGGCAGGACGGGCGCCAGCCTCGCGGCACGCTGACCTTCGTGGATAACGCGGTGGATCGCGCCACCGGAACAGTCGAGCTCAAGGCGACTTTTCCCAACTCGGATAACGCCCTGTGGCCGGGGCAGTTCGTCAACGTGGTGCTGACCCTCACGGTCCAGCCGAACGCGGTGGTGGCGCCATCCCGGGCCTTGCAAACGGGGCAGCAAGGCGCCTACGTCTTTGT from Candidatus Methylomirabilota bacterium includes these protein-coding regions:
- a CDS encoding efflux RND transporter periplasmic adaptor subunit, with translation MALLAAIAALSACSENASGKPAAKGAVVAVPVTVSDVVLKTIPVQLRAIGNVQAYSTVSVKSQVEGTLARVYFTEGQEVKKGASLFLIDPRSFEAALRQAEATLARDMAQAANARLDERRFADLYKEGGVSQQQYDQARTNAAALEATVQADRSAVEAARLQLGYCSIRSPIDGRTGSLLVHQGNLVKANDADHPLVVINKIRPIYVSFSVPEQELPEIRRHMSLGSLEVEAITIGQDGRQPRGTLTFVDNAVDRATGTVELKATFPNSDNALWPGQFVNVVLTLTVQPNAVVAPSRALQTGQQGAYVFVVKPDLTVESRPVVVQRTVEQESVIEKGLAPGERVVTDGQVRLVPGAKVDIKPSNPTPTQTAG